Below is a window of bacterium DNA.
CCCGCCTGGCGGCCCGGGCGGCTCTACTCGGGTCTCCGCGCTCACTTGAGCTTGTTCGCGCCGACCTTCTGGTCCCAGAGCGTGAACGCCTGCACCAGCTTGTCGGGGTCCAGGGGAATCTCGATCGGCCGGGTCTTGATCAGATCGTCGAACGACGCCCGCCGCACCGGGGCGACCTGGTCCTGGCTCGCCTTCGGCGCCATTTCGAGCGTCACGCCCTTCACGGCCGGCCCCGGATAGAAGTAGCCGGTATCATAGGTCTTCGCCTGCTGGTCCGGCTTCAGCGCCCACGCGATCAGATCGAGCACCAATCCCAGCATCTCCGGCGAGTTGCCCTTCGGCACGCAGATGTACTGCGTGTCCGCGATCAGGTGCTCGTTCGCGAACGTGAACGCCCCGAAGTTCTTCGGCACCACGCCGAGGGCGCGGACGTTGAGGTCCCAGCCCATCGTCGAGGCCGCGATCGTGCGGGCACCCTGGCCCAACTCCTGGAACGTCCCGGCTGTGCCGGTCGGATAGTACTGGATGTATTGACCGAGTTGCTGGTAGTACGGCCACACCTTCGTCCAGGACTGCGGGTCGCGCGGCGACGCCTCGCCGAGCAGGTACGGCAGCCCCATCATGAAGCTGCGGCCCGGACCCGAGTTGGCGGGCCGCGCGTAGATCAGCTGACCGGGGTTGCTCTTCGCCCACGTCAGCAGGTCCTCGGGCGTCTTCGGCGGGCTCGGCAATTTGGCCGGGTTGTACGTGAACGTCGGGCCGTAGTTGCCGAAGACGTCGAGAATGCCGTAGCCTTGGGCGAGCCCCTGGGCCTTGGGCTGAATGTAGTTCCCGATCAGGTTGGGCCATTTCGCCTGGAAGTCGGGCAGGAGCGGCTGCCAGATCTTCTGCACGATACCCGCGGACAGCGCGTCCGACCCCGTGAGCACCATATTGATCTGCAGTTGGTTGGCCTGCTGCTGCGCCATGATCTTCGACGGCAGCTCCGGCGCCGTCGCCTGCTGGTAGCTCACGCCGCTGACATACTGATGGTGCGACCCGACGTAGTCCTCGATGATGGCTTTGGTCAGCTGCAGCTGACCGGCGACGTCGATGATGGTCAGTTGAAGCGGACGCGACGGCATCGGCGGCAGCGCCATTCCCGCTGCGCGGGCGACGCCCGGACGGCCGGCCAGGAGCCCGGACCCCGCCGCCGCGGCTGCCCCGGCGCCGATGAGGAACGTCCTGCGGTCAAAAGAGTGCGACTTACTCACGTGCCACCCCCCAATTTGGCAATCTGGACAC
It encodes the following:
- a CDS encoding extracellular solute-binding protein, which encodes MSKSHSFDRRTFLIGAGAAAAAGSGLLAGRPGVARAAGMALPPMPSRPLQLTIIDVAGQLQLTKAIIEDYVGSHHQYVSGVSYQQATAPELPSKIMAQQQANQLQINMVLTGSDALSAGIVQKIWQPLLPDFQAKWPNLIGNYIQPKAQGLAQGYGILDVFGNYGPTFTYNPAKLPSPPKTPEDLLTWAKSNPGQLIYARPANSGPGRSFMMGLPYLLGEASPRDPQSWTKVWPYYQQLGQYIQYYPTGTAGTFQELGQGARTIAASTMGWDLNVRALGVVPKNFGAFTFANEHLIADTQYICVPKGNSPEMLGLVLDLIAWALKPDQQAKTYDTGYFYPGPAVKGVTLEMAPKASQDQVAPVRRASFDDLIKTRPIEIPLDPDKLVQAFTLWDQKVGANKLK